In Aythya fuligula isolate bAytFul2 chromosome 19, bAytFul2.pri, whole genome shotgun sequence, one genomic interval encodes:
- the GFI1B gene encoding zinc finger protein Gfi-1b, protein MPRSFLVKSKKAHTYHQHRFVEDDLPVFTWDPISSAFTGEGDRDKASEDGKKQDLECVVPKQEKDPSEPKEESVPIQHPSRMLPGPSAQEMTIPGLQIKDCTTPTSTPTFYKTGFSWDTFHLPYSYRQMSSTMQSALLEHPVSLYSSHLLPSPEPPLDYSMHYSSDMETYHCVKCNKVFSTPHGLEVHVRRSHSGTRPFACEVCGKTFGHAVSLEQHTHIHSQERSFECKMCGKTFKRSSTLSTHLLIHSDTRPYPCQYCGKRFHQKSDMKKHTYIHTGEKPHKCQVCGKAFSQSSNLITHSRKHTGFKPFSCELCAKGFQRKVDLRRHRETQHSLK, encoded by the exons ATGCCACGTTCCTTTTTGGTGAAGAGCAAAAAGGCTCATACCTACCACCAACACCGCTTTGTGGAAGATGATCTGCCTGTATTCACGTGGGATCCAATCTCCTCTGCCTTCACTGGTGA AGGTGACA GAGACAAGGCATCAGAAGATGGCAAGAAACAGGACCTAGAATGCGTGGttccaaaacaagaaaaggacCCTTCTGAACCGAAAGAAGAAAGTGTGCCCATCCAGCACCCGAGCAGGATGCTGCCAGGACCTTCAGCTCAAG AGATGACCATCCCAGGTCTGCAGATCAAAGACTGCACTACCCCGACCAGCACCCCTACCTTCTACAAAACTGGCTTTTCTTGGGACACTTTCCACTTGCCATACAGCTACCGACAGATGTCTTCCACCATGCAGTCAGCCCTCCTGGAGCACCCCGTCAGCCTGTacagcagccacctcctgccaAGCCCCGAGCCCCCTCTGGATTACAGCATGCATTACTCCTCCGATATGGAGACCTACCACTGTGTGAAGTGCAACAAG gtattCTCCACTCCCCATGGCCTGGAGGTCCACGTACGAAGATCTCATAGTGGGACCCGGCCTTTTGCTTGTGAAGTATGTGGCAAAACCTTCGGGCATGCTGTAAGCCTGGAGCAGCACACCCATATTCATTCCCAG GAAAGAAGTTTTGAATGCAAGATGTGTGGGAAGACATTCAAGCGTTCCTCTACCCTCTCCACGCACCTGCTGATCCATTCAGACACACGGCCCTACCCCTGCCAGTACTGTGGCAAGCGCTTCCACCAGAAGTCCGACATGAAGAAACACACTTACATCCACACGG GGGAGAAGCCCCACAAATGCCAGGTATGTGGCAAAGCCTTCAGCCAGAGCTCCAACCTCATCACTCACAGCCGCAAGCACACTGGCTTCAAGCCCTTCAGCTGCGAGCTCTGTGCCAAGGGCTTCCAACGCAAGGTGGACCTACGGAGGCACCGGGAGACCCAGCACAGTCTCAAGTGA